In one window of Euzebyales bacterium DNA:
- a CDS encoding type II toxin-antitoxin system Phd/YefM family antitoxin, with translation MTTSVGVHEAKTHLSQLLRRVAAGEEITITRRGRDVARLVPPVRRARRRLGFDRGRFVVPDDFDAPLPDELLEAFER, from the coding sequence ATGACTACGTCTGTTGGGGTTCACGAGGCCAAGACGCACCTCAGTCAGCTGCTGCGCCGCGTTGCCGCAGGTGAGGAGATCACGATCACTCGCCGGGGCCGTGATGTCGCGCGCCTCGTTCCTCCCGTCCGTCGGGCACGCCGCCGGCTCGGGTTCGACCGCGGACGGTTCGTCGTGCCAGACGACTTCGATGCGCCGCTGCCCGACGAGCTGCTGGAGGCCTTCGAACGGTGA
- a CDS encoding type II toxin-antitoxin system VapC family toxin, whose translation MRLLLDTHVLLWAAVDPERLGEVAGVLEDADNEVLVSAASSWEIAIKYGLDRLPLPEPPERYVPHVFRELDVTPLGIEHSHALAVAALPPHHRDPFDRMLVAQAQQLRIPIVTTDEMLDDYDVDVLLVGRAQALD comes from the coding sequence GTGAGACTCCTGCTCGACACCCACGTGCTCCTGTGGGCGGCGGTGGACCCGGAGCGGCTTGGAGAGGTGGCCGGCGTGCTCGAGGACGCCGACAATGAGGTGCTTGTCTCGGCCGCCAGTTCGTGGGAGATCGCGATCAAGTACGGACTCGACAGGTTGCCGTTGCCCGAGCCGCCCGAGCGCTACGTCCCACACGTGTTCCGCGAGCTCGATGTCACGCCGCTGGGCATCGAGCATTCCCATGCGCTGGCGGTCGCCGCGCTGCCGCCTCACCATCGAGATCCGTTCGACCGCATGCTCGTTGCGCAGGCACAGCAGCTGCGAATCCCGATCGTGACGACGGATGAGATGCTCGACGACTACGACGTTGATGTCCTGCTCGTGGGACGAGCCCAGGCCCTCGACTGA